In Gimesia benthica, a single window of DNA contains:
- the crcB gene encoding fluoride efflux transporter CrcB — protein sequence MSQLLAVGLGGFFGAIARYSITEFMSRKYPGFPAGTFVVNATGCLLIGILMAIVSHKQIHSSVWVHKHVSLFLITGMLGSLTTFSTFGHETVSLLRNAEMHHALINIAGNLLVGLFAVWLGWSLVMLWIQK from the coding sequence GTGTCACAACTGCTGGCCGTTGGACTGGGTGGATTTTTCGGAGCGATTGCGCGCTACAGTATCACGGAATTCATGTCACGAAAGTACCCCGGATTTCCCGCGGGTACCTTCGTGGTGAATGCGACAGGCTGCCTGTTGATCGGCATTCTGATGGCGATCGTCTCGCATAAGCAGATCCACTCTTCAGTGTGGGTGCATAAACATGTGAGCCTGTTTCTGATTACGGGCATGCTGGGCTCACTGACCACTTTTTCCACGTTCGGCCATGAAACCGTCAGTCTGCTGCGGAATGCAGAGATGCATCATGCGTTGATCAACATCGCCGGGAACCTGCTCGTCGGCCTGTTCGCTGTCTGGCTGGGCTGGTCGCTCGTCATGCTCTGGATTCAGAAGTAA
- a CDS encoding TIGR03546 family protein encodes MSYWLRSLRFLASAFSGVSSPRQLALGFSMGMVIGLVPKDNLIALMLLFILASSKVNLCSASLATLVFSWLGVLLDPLSHLLGKKVLSAPSLQGFWQSVYELPLAPWTDFNNTVVMGSLLLGLCLFYPAYRLTRPLFEKYTPIVAERLKKYWIVKLLWGTEVGTVVGEVS; translated from the coding sequence ATGTCTTACTGGCTTCGCTCTCTGCGATTTCTGGCCAGCGCCTTCAGTGGCGTTTCCTCACCGCGTCAACTGGCCCTCGGGTTCAGTATGGGCATGGTGATCGGTCTGGTTCCCAAAGATAATCTCATCGCCTTGATGCTGCTGTTCATTCTGGCAAGTTCCAAGGTCAATCTCTGCTCCGCTTCCCTGGCGACCCTCGTCTTTTCCTGGCTGGGTGTTTTGCTCGATCCGTTGAGTCATCTGCTGGGTAAAAAGGTCCTCAGCGCGCCGTCGTTACAGGGATTCTGGCAAAGCGTGTATGAACTCCCGCTGGCTCCCTGGACTGATTTCAATAATACCGTCGTGATGGGTAGCTTACTCTTGGGGCTGTGTCTGTTCTATCCGGCTTATCGACTGACGCGCCCTCTCTTTGAAAAATACACGCCGATTGTGGCTGAGCGGCTGAAAAAGTACTGGATTGTCAAACTGCTCTGGGGAACCGAAGTCGGTACCGTGGTGGGAGAGGTTTCATGA
- a CDS encoding TIGR03545 family protein: MKWNYLLPRLTLAAIIWVFFAFAFDPLVRSGLIQMSQSVTGTQVEIYDLKTGFFPPAIKTGPVAIASPAKDKSYIATFSEMELKLAGRPLLQRNLIVEEAAILGMEFNPPRSTVATAEENSEPGSHFHLNFAPFRKKSKQLGKSWLDVLKQSAVEQLDPDRLATVRVSKQVQQEWKQRFAQYESRVDQVKLELDSVQDSVKTAEGKTLDRIKTYAESAERVDLLVKEGKQMREELNNLPQLAQRDFQRIEEAKDQDLAQLDSLMDSVSPDPEKILHALIGEELTAQLEEMTGWSSMIFRTVRTMRDEQEPERMQGEWIDFRPADALPNVLFKQIKVSGSTRVNQQKYPFQALVRELSSEPKAYRRPIQLQARVEAEGEVRLAGELKFYEQQPTHDFLVKFDLPKQKTIQLENSDKLSLALIADQTECESRISFRENDFTCRVEFKQTPVRFQFDSEQAGIKPLTQVVAQALSTIDSISATLEGSGSYSQPVWRLESETGEQIARGLKLACQAEIGRQKQVLAQQIEQLAQQERDQLIEKLNRQYSAVIADLEKEETRVQSVIQKVSGRSLNIRSLLR; encoded by the coding sequence ATGAAGTGGAATTACCTGCTCCCCCGCCTGACCCTGGCAGCGATTATCTGGGTCTTTTTTGCCTTCGCCTTCGATCCACTCGTGCGCTCCGGCCTGATTCAAATGAGTCAATCCGTGACGGGAACGCAGGTGGAAATTTACGATCTCAAAACCGGCTTCTTTCCCCCGGCGATCAAGACCGGTCCTGTGGCAATCGCCAGTCCGGCCAAGGACAAGAGCTACATCGCCACGTTTTCTGAGATGGAACTGAAACTCGCGGGACGCCCGTTGCTACAGCGGAACCTGATTGTCGAAGAGGCGGCCATTCTGGGAATGGAATTCAATCCGCCACGTTCCACTGTTGCGACTGCGGAAGAGAATTCGGAGCCGGGCAGTCACTTTCACTTGAACTTCGCCCCCTTTCGGAAAAAGTCAAAACAACTGGGCAAGAGCTGGCTGGATGTTTTGAAGCAGTCTGCTGTCGAGCAGCTGGATCCCGATCGTCTGGCAACCGTACGGGTTTCAAAGCAGGTCCAACAGGAGTGGAAGCAGCGTTTCGCGCAGTATGAATCGAGGGTGGACCAGGTGAAGCTGGAACTGGATTCGGTTCAGGATTCGGTCAAAACCGCCGAGGGCAAGACCCTGGATCGAATCAAAACCTACGCGGAGTCGGCTGAACGTGTCGATCTGCTGGTCAAGGAAGGCAAGCAGATGCGGGAGGAACTCAATAACCTGCCTCAACTGGCACAGCGCGACTTCCAGCGGATCGAAGAGGCCAAAGATCAGGATCTGGCTCAACTCGATTCGCTGATGGACTCCGTCTCGCCCGATCCAGAGAAAATTCTGCACGCTCTGATTGGTGAAGAACTCACAGCACAACTGGAAGAGATGACGGGCTGGTCGAGTATGATCTTTCGGACTGTCAGAACCATGCGTGACGAACAGGAGCCGGAGCGGATGCAGGGGGAATGGATCGATTTCCGACCGGCGGATGCACTGCCGAATGTGTTATTCAAGCAGATCAAAGTGAGTGGAAGCACGCGTGTGAATCAACAGAAATATCCGTTTCAGGCACTCGTACGGGAACTCTCCTCTGAGCCGAAAGCGTATCGCCGTCCGATTCAGCTGCAGGCACGCGTCGAGGCGGAAGGAGAAGTCAGGCTCGCGGGAGAACTCAAATTTTATGAGCAGCAGCCTACACACGACTTTCTCGTCAAGTTTGACCTGCCGAAACAGAAAACGATTCAACTTGAGAATTCCGATAAGTTATCGCTGGCGCTGATCGCGGATCAGACCGAGTGTGAGTCGCGGATTTCGTTTCGGGAAAATGATTTCACGTGCCGGGTGGAATTTAAACAGACTCCCGTGCGGTTTCAGTTCGATTCTGAGCAGGCAGGCATCAAGCCTCTGACACAGGTCGTCGCCCAGGCTCTCTCCACCATCGATTCCATCTCAGCGACCCTGGAGGGATCGGGAAGTTACAGCCAGCCTGTCTGGCGGCTGGAATCGGAAACCGGCGAGCAGATTGCCCGCGGGCTGAAGCTGGCCTGCCAGGCGGAAATCGGTCGACAGAAGCAGGTACTGGCCCAACAGATCGAACAGCTGGCCCAGCAGGAGCGGGATCAGCTGATAGAAAAGCTGAATCGCCAGTACTCGGCAGTGATCGCTGACCTGGAAAAAGAAGAGACCCGGGTCCAGTCGGTTATTCAGAAAGTCTCAGGGCGGTCACTGAACATTCGCAGCCTGTTGCGTTGA
- a CDS encoding M24 family metallopeptidase: MTIVAVNAHAPISSGEIPTTDPRRATDVEYKQQQVISLLEAHNQDALLLQSPENMAWFTAGAELTRAGSNNPCAAVFITPDARLIACSNVDANQIFDRAIPGLGFQIKTRPWHEPLSQLVRDLCKGRNVASDTGVEGTLNLSDELRTLRFPFTELEGERIRELGKLVSHAVEATARRVERGNTEQEIAGCLSHRLLKHGVNPRRLQVMADGQSIRYRHWGYGEDRLERYCVISAVGSQNGLHAAATRTVSLGKPPSSIIKSHHLALLMQATGMYFSKPDWALFDTWNRVKRIYEKYDCPDEWQHADQADIMGYQSAETSILINSEFKFQPGMAAFWHPSVGPAMTGDTILIEENETIMITPMEQWPAAKIMVKENQLSLPDILILPDAD, from the coding sequence ATGACGATCGTAGCAGTGAATGCTCATGCACCAATTTCTTCCGGAGAAATTCCCACGACAGACCCCCGGCGTGCCACCGATGTTGAATACAAGCAGCAACAGGTGATCTCGCTGCTGGAGGCTCATAACCAGGACGCGCTGCTGCTGCAGTCCCCCGAGAATATGGCCTGGTTCACCGCGGGAGCTGAACTGACCCGTGCTGGATCGAACAATCCCTGTGCTGCGGTTTTCATTACCCCGGATGCCCGGTTGATTGCCTGCAGCAATGTGGACGCGAATCAGATTTTTGACCGTGCGATCCCGGGACTGGGCTTCCAGATCAAAACCCGCCCCTGGCACGAACCGTTGTCACAACTGGTGCGGGACCTATGTAAAGGACGAAATGTCGCCAGCGATACGGGAGTTGAGGGAACGCTGAACCTCTCCGATGAATTAAGGACCCTGCGGTTTCCGTTTACCGAACTGGAAGGGGAGCGCATCCGCGAACTGGGGAAACTGGTTTCGCATGCGGTCGAAGCGACTGCCCGCCGGGTGGAACGGGGAAATACCGAACAGGAAATCGCCGGTTGCCTTTCACATCGTCTATTGAAACATGGCGTCAACCCCCGGCGGTTACAGGTGATGGCAGACGGACAGAGTATCCGTTATCGACACTGGGGCTATGGCGAAGACCGCCTCGAGAGGTACTGTGTGATCTCTGCCGTCGGTTCCCAAAACGGTCTGCATGCGGCTGCGACACGCACCGTATCATTGGGAAAACCTCCTTCGAGTATCATTAAATCGCATCATCTGGCACTGCTCATGCAGGCGACCGGAATGTATTTTTCCAAGCCGGACTGGGCTCTGTTTGATACGTGGAACCGGGTGAAACGCATCTACGAGAAATACGATTGCCCCGATGAATGGCAGCACGCCGACCAGGCGGACATCATGGGGTATCAGTCGGCTGAGACCTCGATTCTGATCAACAGTGAGTTCAAGTTTCAGCCCGGCATGGCTGCATTCTGGCATCCTTCCGTTGGTCCCGCGATGACCGGGGATACCATCCTGATCGAAGAGAACGAGACCATCATGATTACGCCGATGGAGCAATGGCCCGCGGCCAAAATCATGGTGAAGGAAAACCAGCTGAGCCTGCCTGATATCCTGATTCTGCCTGACGCAGACTGA
- a CDS encoding cation diffusion facilitator family transporter produces MAAADSAGNSNEPAPAPLLEEFPEPLELSEDVSRVRRRRTSRLMRVAWVGINVRLFVIVMELVGLWFLGHSVLLVDALASCADVFTSLAILFAIRLAEQPPDEDHPFGHGRYEPLAGFQLGILILVVGTGTFFYQLVAAFSHVQYEVIGWVSWTIPLFAAVLLEVTCRVVLRMARQEKSSAMIAEAYHYRTDALTSFLAALGLLIASWIPGYGHLIDHITAMLLALIMIYLGWVAARENLHELTDKIPDQKYFDQVRASALKVARVLDVEKVRIQTAGPDAHVNIDIEVNPNETVDQAHLTAQQVRQQIQHDWPSVREVVVHVEPYYEDDH; encoded by the coding sequence ATGGCAGCTGCTGACAGCGCTGGTAATTCGAATGAGCCTGCTCCGGCTCCTCTGCTGGAGGAATTTCCGGAACCGCTGGAATTGTCGGAAGATGTCTCGCGGGTTCGTCGCCGCAGAACTTCCCGGCTCATGCGCGTGGCCTGGGTGGGAATCAATGTCCGCCTGTTCGTGATTGTGATGGAGCTGGTGGGACTCTGGTTTCTGGGGCATTCGGTGCTGCTGGTCGATGCCCTGGCGAGCTGTGCTGATGTGTTTACTTCGCTGGCAATTCTGTTCGCGATTCGTCTGGCAGAACAGCCTCCCGATGAAGACCATCCTTTCGGGCATGGTCGCTATGAACCGCTGGCAGGATTTCAGCTGGGCATCTTGATTCTGGTGGTCGGAACAGGCACATTCTTCTATCAGCTGGTAGCGGCTTTCAGCCATGTTCAGTACGAAGTGATCGGCTGGGTGAGTTGGACCATTCCCCTGTTCGCTGCCGTATTGCTGGAAGTGACCTGTCGTGTGGTACTCCGTATGGCCCGTCAGGAGAAGAGCTCGGCGATGATAGCCGAGGCTTATCATTATCGAACCGATGCCCTGACCAGCTTCCTGGCGGCCCTGGGGCTGCTGATTGCCAGCTGGATCCCCGGATACGGTCATTTGATCGATCACATCACAGCAATGCTGCTGGCGTTAATCATGATCTACCTGGGCTGGGTCGCTGCCCGGGAGAACCTGCACGAGCTGACCGATAAGATCCCCGATCAGAAGTATTTTGATCAGGTGCGGGCTTCTGCCCTGAAGGTCGCAAGGGTGCTGGATGTGGAAAAGGTCCGGATACAGACTGCAGGGCCTGACGCGCATGTGAATATCGACATTGAAGTCAACCCGAACGAAACCGTTGATCAGGCCCATCTGACGGCCCAGCAGGTCCGCCAGCAGATTCAGCACGACTGGCCTTCCGTGCGGGAGGTTGTGGTGCATGTCGAGCCCTACTACGAAGATGACCATTAA
- a CDS encoding porin — protein MNKFSQWIVVALAISTHGIVFGGETYPAPGYLDESAPSTEESLYQPISLNVAEEAVCAPDAMAAQDCVNQICLPECQCCNFLEQFLMRHSPIYPSMNSQRVRVGGWLDQGFTGNFQKPSNNFNLPVTFNDRSNEYQMNQLYLFVERPVDYGGDEFDWGFRGDLLYGTDYFYTTALGLETRSDGAPHWNSSNGPRSSGGYNYAMYGLAMPQLYAEFYLPFLSGVSFKAGHFYTPIGYESVMAPKNFFYSHSYSMQYGEPFTHTGVLGTVQINDQLQVLAGVARGWDAWEDPNDDGELLAGIGWNSANEDTSINLTLTSGDQDNGFSNTANRTLISFVLSHDFTDCLTYVFQSDFGIQDNGTINNQFQVVPAKWYSFNQYLFYDITDKFAVGARFEYFRDQNFSRVLQVPEFLATGGNYYGLTVGANWRPHPCVTVRPELRFDWSDTRAPLLNVQGPYRNFQSDYQVLLGGDVIIRF, from the coding sequence ATGAATAAATTTTCACAATGGATTGTGGTTGCTCTCGCGATCAGTACTCACGGTATCGTTTTCGGTGGTGAAACCTACCCGGCACCCGGCTACCTTGACGAATCGGCTCCGAGCACGGAAGAGAGCCTGTACCAGCCGATCTCGCTAAACGTAGCTGAGGAAGCAGTTTGCGCTCCTGATGCCATGGCCGCTCAGGACTGCGTGAATCAGATCTGCCTGCCCGAATGCCAGTGCTGCAATTTCCTTGAGCAGTTTCTGATGCGTCATTCACCGATCTACCCTTCGATGAACTCTCAGCGGGTTCGCGTTGGCGGCTGGTTGGACCAGGGTTTCACAGGCAACTTCCAGAAACCATCAAACAACTTCAACCTGCCTGTCACATTCAACGACCGCTCCAACGAATACCAGATGAATCAGCTGTACCTGTTCGTCGAGCGTCCCGTTGACTACGGCGGCGATGAGTTCGACTGGGGTTTCCGCGGAGACCTGCTCTACGGTACTGACTACTTTTACACAACCGCACTCGGTCTGGAAACCCGCTCTGATGGAGCCCCTCACTGGAACAGCTCCAACGGACCTCGGAGCAGCGGCGGATATAATTATGCCATGTACGGCCTGGCGATGCCTCAGTTATATGCAGAATTCTATCTGCCCTTCCTGTCTGGCGTCAGCTTCAAAGCCGGTCACTTTTATACGCCCATCGGTTATGAAAGCGTGATGGCCCCGAAGAACTTCTTCTACTCACACTCTTATAGCATGCAGTATGGTGAGCCCTTCACTCATACCGGTGTCCTGGGCACAGTCCAGATCAATGATCAACTGCAGGTACTGGCCGGTGTTGCTCGGGGCTGGGATGCCTGGGAAGATCCGAATGACGATGGGGAACTGCTGGCAGGTATCGGCTGGAACAGCGCCAATGAAGACACCAGCATCAACCTGACCCTGACTTCGGGCGATCAGGACAATGGATTCAGCAATACCGCCAACCGGACCCTGATCAGCTTCGTGTTGTCACACGACTTCACCGATTGCCTGACTTACGTCTTCCAGAGCGATTTCGGTATTCAGGACAACGGAACTATCAATAACCAGTTCCAGGTCGTTCCTGCCAAATGGTACTCCTTTAATCAATACCTGTTCTACGACATCACCGATAAATTTGCCGTGGGTGCCCGCTTCGAATACTTCCGGGATCAGAACTTCTCACGGGTACTGCAGGTACCTGAGTTCCTGGCCACCGGCGGAAACTATTACGGGCTGACCGTGGGTGCCAACTGGCGACCACATCCCTGCGTTACTGTTCGACCGGAACTGCGGTTCGACTGGTCTGATACCCGGGCTCCTCTGCTCAACGTTCAGGGACCTTACCGAAACTTCCAGTCTGATTACCAGGTCCTGCTGGGTGGCGACGTGATCATCCGCTTCTAA